The following proteins are co-located in the Tripterygium wilfordii isolate XIE 37 chromosome 2, ASM1340144v1, whole genome shotgun sequence genome:
- the LOC120013044 gene encoding probable serine/threonine-protein kinase yakA isoform X1, protein MDPPPPPPPAAPPLTPTPAAVVTTTNTTTNLPTHLNAPTYTESIDSSPRSLNTDSWDDPPAPAGGGAVTTKLRLMCSYGGHIVPRPHDKSLCYVGGDTRIVVVDRHTSLASLSSRLSRTLLNDRPFTLKYQLPTEDLDSLISVTIDEDLENMIDEYDRTSGSSSKPSRLRLFLFPLKPDSSQSIGPLLENSAKSDDWFLNALNGAGLLNRGFSDSASVNCLLGLDDDAANGSNIVRDTEGSQKNVKQGQGQDVHSVPDSPMLETTSSFGSTSSSPSLANLPPIRVQVEDRGGVKIEQDQKVVGIEEQFMQMGFGTGQKQDEGFVVLSSAPPPPLPGTISVPGMPVSSGVVAGDYSNRVISDDERSDHGVPVGYRKPPTSQSQQQQQQTFLPQSQQKSSGGLDLPSPDSVSSDSSLTNAIARQKQLIYQDQVVQVPSGITRFPASPVDPKINVSDPNNRVQLPPQQLQQQVHDSGLQSQFEQQQQRQVHESGYVLQSQFEQQSQQQQQQQQVHDSGYVLQSQFEQQSQQQQQQQQVHDSGYVLQSQFEQQQLQQQQQRQQPQQFIHAGTHYIQQHPTGAVPTYYPVYHSQPQHLQQQHHQLDHQFPMYYMPARQQPQGYNLPVQQSSISDAANTMPSSRSQTPPNPTIVAPSAGYNHVRNVPLSAKPEMIASNMYRTANAGGTSLLQVPSSQHQQQYVGYSQIHHPSQSGGPPTTAATNFVYEYTDPAHHQVYYTQPLAPSMPSQYQTMTTASGVAMPEVSLQIPTENIKQQIRTSQAQ, encoded by the exons ATGgatccaccaccacctcctccaccaGCGGCTCCACCTCTTACTCCTACACCAGCAGCCGTCGTCACCACAACCAACACCACAACCAACTTACCCACCCACCTAAACGCGCCCACCTATACTGAATCCATTGACTCTTCCCCTCGTTCTCTCAACACCGATTCCTGGGATGACCCACCAGCTCCTGCCGGCGGCGGAGCCGTCACCACCAAGCTTAGACTCATGTGTAGCTACGGCGGCCATATCGTTCCTCGTCCGCACGACAAGTCGTTGTGCTACGTCGGCGGGGATACTCGAATCGTTGTCGTGGACCGCCATACGAGTCTCGCGTCCCTTTCTTCACGCCTCTCCCGTACTCTTCTCAACGACCGACCGTTTACTCTCAAGTATCAGCTCCCGACTGAGGACCTGGATTCTCTCATATCCGTCACAATtgatgaagatttggagaacatGATCGACGAGTATGATCGGACATCTGGAAGTTCTTCAAAACCCTCTCGATTGAGGCTTTTCCTGTTCCCCTTGAAGCCCGATTCGTCACAGTCTATTGGGCCACTTCTGGAAAATTCTGCCAAGTCTGACGACTGGTTCTTGAACGCGTTGAACGGGGCTGGGTTGTTAAACAGGGGATTCTCTGATTCGGCCTCAGTGAATTGCTTACTGGGTCTAGATGATGATGCTGCGAATGGGAGTAATATTGTGAGAGATACGGAGGGTTCACAGAAGAATGTGAAGCAGGGTCAAGGACAGGATGTACACTCGGTACCAGATTCGCCCATGTTAGAGACGACATCGTCTTTTGGGTCAACATCGTCATCGCCTTCGTTGGCGAACTTGCCCCCAATTAGGGTGCAGGTGGAGGACCGTGGTGGTGTTAAAATTGAGCAGGATCAGAAGGTTGTGGGGATTGAGGAGCAATTTATGCAGATGGGTTTTGGTACGGGGCAGAAGCAGGATGAGGGTTTTGTGGTTCTGTCCTCGGCGCCTCCGCCTCCTTTGCCGGGGACAATTTCGGTGCCTGGTATGCCCGTGAGCTCGGGGGTTGTTGCTGGGGACTATTCCAATCGGGTGATCTCCGATGATGAGAGATCGGACCATGGCGTGCCGGTTGGGTATCGGAAACCACCAACATCACAGTcacaacaacagcagcaacagACTTTTCTTCCACAGTCGCAACAGAAGTCAAGCGGTGGCCTTGATTTGCCTTCCCCAGATTCAGTTTCAAG TGATAGTAGTTTAACAAATGCAATAGCTCGACAAAAACAACTAATTTATCAAGACCAAGTTGTTCAAGTGCCCTCTGGAATTACCAGGTTTCCTGCTAGTCCTGTTGATCCAAAAATTAATGTCTCTGATCCAAACAATCGGGTCCAATTACCACCGCAGCAGTTACAACAACAGGTTCACGATTCTGGTTTGCAATCCCAATttgagcagcagcagcagcgacAGGTTCACGAGTCTGGTTATGTGTTGCAATCCCAATTTGAGCAGCAgtcgcagcagcagcagcaacaacaacaggTTCACGATTCTGGTTATGTGTTGCAATCCCAATTTGAGCAGCAgtcgcagcagcagcagcaacaacaacaggTTCACGATTCTGGTTATGTGTTGCAATCCCAATTCGAGCAGCAGCAgctgcaacaacaacaacagagaCAACAGCCACAACAATTCATTCATGCTGGTACTCACTACATTCAACAACACCCCACTGGGGCAGTGCCTACATATTATCCTGTGTACCATTCCCAGCCACAACACCTGCAACAACAACATCATCAGCTTGATCATCAATTCCCAATGTACTATATGCCCGCTCGACAACAACCCCAGGGTTACAATTTGCCTGTACAGCAATCTAGTATCAGTGATGCCGCCAATACTATGCCTTCTAGCCGCTCCCAAACTCCCCCAAATCCCACAATTGTGGCTCCTTCAGCAGGATACAATCATGTTCGAAATGTTCCTCTTTCAGCTAAGCCGGAAATGATTGCTTCAAACATGTATAGGACAGCAAATGCAGGTGGAACGTCGCTGCTTCAAGTGCCTTCAAGTCAGCATCAGCAGCAGTATGTTGGTTACTCCCAGATTCATCATCCTTCGCAGTCTGGTGGCCCCCCTACTACTGCAGCTACAAACTTTGTCTATGAATACACAGATCCTGCACACCACCAAGTATACTACACTCAGCCTTTAGCACCCTCAATGCCTTCTCAGTACCAAACCATGACTACTGCATCTGGTGTAGCAATGCCAGAGGTTTCTCTTCAGATTCCCACCGAGAACATCAAGCAGCAGATTAGAACTTCACAAGCACAGTAA
- the LOC120013044 gene encoding ataxin-2 homolog isoform X2: MDPPPPPPPAAPPLTPTPAAVVTTTNTTTNLPTHLNAPTYTESIDSSPRSLNTDSWDDPPAPAGGGAVTTKLRLMCSYGGHIVPRPHDKSLCYVGGDTRIVVVDRHTSLASLSSRLSRTLLNDRPFTLKYQLPTEDLDSLISVTIDEDLENMIDEYDRTSGSSSKPSRLRLFLFPLKPDSSQSIGPLLENSAKSDDWFLNALNGAGLLNRGFSDSASVNCLLGLDDDAANGSNIVRDTEGSQKNVKQGQGQDVHSVPDSPMLETTSSFGSTSSSPSLANLPPIRVQVEDRGGVKIEQDQKVVGIEEQFMQMGFGTGQKQDEGFVVLSSAPPPPLPGTISVPGMPVSSGVVAGDYSNRVISDDERSDHGVPVGYRKPPTSQSQQQQQQTFLPQSQQKSSGGLDLPSPDSVSRFPASPVDPKINVSDPNNRVQLPPQQLQQQVHDSGLQSQFEQQQQRQVHESGYVLQSQFEQQSQQQQQQQQVHDSGYVLQSQFEQQSQQQQQQQQVHDSGYVLQSQFEQQQLQQQQQRQQPQQFIHAGTHYIQQHPTGAVPTYYPVYHSQPQHLQQQHHQLDHQFPMYYMPARQQPQGYNLPVQQSSISDAANTMPSSRSQTPPNPTIVAPSAGYNHVRNVPLSAKPEMIASNMYRTANAGGTSLLQVPSSQHQQQYVGYSQIHHPSQSGGPPTTAATNFVYEYTDPAHHQVYYTQPLAPSMPSQYQTMTTASGVAMPEVSLQIPTENIKQQIRTSQAQ; the protein is encoded by the exons ATGgatccaccaccacctcctccaccaGCGGCTCCACCTCTTACTCCTACACCAGCAGCCGTCGTCACCACAACCAACACCACAACCAACTTACCCACCCACCTAAACGCGCCCACCTATACTGAATCCATTGACTCTTCCCCTCGTTCTCTCAACACCGATTCCTGGGATGACCCACCAGCTCCTGCCGGCGGCGGAGCCGTCACCACCAAGCTTAGACTCATGTGTAGCTACGGCGGCCATATCGTTCCTCGTCCGCACGACAAGTCGTTGTGCTACGTCGGCGGGGATACTCGAATCGTTGTCGTGGACCGCCATACGAGTCTCGCGTCCCTTTCTTCACGCCTCTCCCGTACTCTTCTCAACGACCGACCGTTTACTCTCAAGTATCAGCTCCCGACTGAGGACCTGGATTCTCTCATATCCGTCACAATtgatgaagatttggagaacatGATCGACGAGTATGATCGGACATCTGGAAGTTCTTCAAAACCCTCTCGATTGAGGCTTTTCCTGTTCCCCTTGAAGCCCGATTCGTCACAGTCTATTGGGCCACTTCTGGAAAATTCTGCCAAGTCTGACGACTGGTTCTTGAACGCGTTGAACGGGGCTGGGTTGTTAAACAGGGGATTCTCTGATTCGGCCTCAGTGAATTGCTTACTGGGTCTAGATGATGATGCTGCGAATGGGAGTAATATTGTGAGAGATACGGAGGGTTCACAGAAGAATGTGAAGCAGGGTCAAGGACAGGATGTACACTCGGTACCAGATTCGCCCATGTTAGAGACGACATCGTCTTTTGGGTCAACATCGTCATCGCCTTCGTTGGCGAACTTGCCCCCAATTAGGGTGCAGGTGGAGGACCGTGGTGGTGTTAAAATTGAGCAGGATCAGAAGGTTGTGGGGATTGAGGAGCAATTTATGCAGATGGGTTTTGGTACGGGGCAGAAGCAGGATGAGGGTTTTGTGGTTCTGTCCTCGGCGCCTCCGCCTCCTTTGCCGGGGACAATTTCGGTGCCTGGTATGCCCGTGAGCTCGGGGGTTGTTGCTGGGGACTATTCCAATCGGGTGATCTCCGATGATGAGAGATCGGACCATGGCGTGCCGGTTGGGTATCGGAAACCACCAACATCACAGTcacaacaacagcagcaacagACTTTTCTTCCACAGTCGCAACAGAAGTCAAGCGGTGGCCTTGATTTGCCTTCCCCAGATTCAGTTTCAAG GTTTCCTGCTAGTCCTGTTGATCCAAAAATTAATGTCTCTGATCCAAACAATCGGGTCCAATTACCACCGCAGCAGTTACAACAACAGGTTCACGATTCTGGTTTGCAATCCCAATttgagcagcagcagcagcgacAGGTTCACGAGTCTGGTTATGTGTTGCAATCCCAATTTGAGCAGCAgtcgcagcagcagcagcaacaacaacaggTTCACGATTCTGGTTATGTGTTGCAATCCCAATTTGAGCAGCAgtcgcagcagcagcagcaacaacaacaggTTCACGATTCTGGTTATGTGTTGCAATCCCAATTCGAGCAGCAGCAgctgcaacaacaacaacagagaCAACAGCCACAACAATTCATTCATGCTGGTACTCACTACATTCAACAACACCCCACTGGGGCAGTGCCTACATATTATCCTGTGTACCATTCCCAGCCACAACACCTGCAACAACAACATCATCAGCTTGATCATCAATTCCCAATGTACTATATGCCCGCTCGACAACAACCCCAGGGTTACAATTTGCCTGTACAGCAATCTAGTATCAGTGATGCCGCCAATACTATGCCTTCTAGCCGCTCCCAAACTCCCCCAAATCCCACAATTGTGGCTCCTTCAGCAGGATACAATCATGTTCGAAATGTTCCTCTTTCAGCTAAGCCGGAAATGATTGCTTCAAACATGTATAGGACAGCAAATGCAGGTGGAACGTCGCTGCTTCAAGTGCCTTCAAGTCAGCATCAGCAGCAGTATGTTGGTTACTCCCAGATTCATCATCCTTCGCAGTCTGGTGGCCCCCCTACTACTGCAGCTACAAACTTTGTCTATGAATACACAGATCCTGCACACCACCAAGTATACTACACTCAGCCTTTAGCACCCTCAATGCCTTCTCAGTACCAAACCATGACTACTGCATCTGGTGTAGCAATGCCAGAGGTTTCTCTTCAGATTCCCACCGAGAACATCAAGCAGCAGATTAGAACTTCACAAGCACAGTAA